Proteins from one Muntiacus reevesi chromosome X, mMunRee1.1, whole genome shotgun sequence genomic window:
- the LOC136153210 gene encoding melanoma-associated antigen 9-like, giving the protein MSELSKPEEGLQDPGEDQGPVEVPLLEAEVGESASHLASYPPASSSAPVEALPQEILHRMIGKLMKFLLLKYRAKEQTSQAEMLNEVLRDNQEYFPVVFREVSVCLQLLFGVDVKEVDPAEHTYILVPILGLTCDEMLSDGVGLPKAGFLVLVLSMIMRFGDPAPEEVVWGALSKMGMYVGSEHCFFEEPRELLTQVWVREGYLRYEQVPDSHPARYEFLWGPRAYVETSKWQVMAFMLTVNPRALRAFPFLSA; this is encoded by the coding sequence ATGAGTGAGCTCAGCAAACCCGAAGAAGGCCTTCAGGACCCAGGCGAGGACCAGGGCCCTGTCGAGGTGCCGCTCTTGGAGGCTGAGGTGGGGGAGTCTGCATCCCACTTGGCCTCCTACCCCCCAGCATCCTCCTCCGCTCCtgtggaggccttgccccaaGAAATTCTGCATAGGATGATAGGTAAActgatgaagttcctgctcctCAAGTATCGAGCCAAGGAGCAGACCTCCCAGGCGGAAATGCTAAATgaggtcctcagggataaccaggagtACTTCCCAGTGGTCTTCAGGGAGGTCTCAGTGTGCCTGCAGCTGTTGTTTGGTGTGGATGTGAAGGAGGTGGACCCAGCGGAGCACACCTACATCTTGGTCCCCATCCTGGGCCTCACTTGCGATGAGATGCTGAGCGATGGGGTGGGTCTGCCCAAGGCCGGCTTCTTGGTGCTGGTCCTCAGCATGATCATGCGGTTTGGAGACCCGGCCCCAGAGGAGGTggtctggggagcactcagcaAGATGGGGATGTATGTTGGGAGTGAGCACTGTTTCTTTGAGGAGCCCAGGGAGCTtctgacccaagtgtgggtgcgggagggatACCTGCGGTACgagcaggtgcctgacagccaccctgctcgctatgagttcctgtggggtccccgggcctatgtggagaccagcaagtggcaagtcatggcaTTTATGCTCACGGTCAACCcaagggctttgagggccttcccaTTCCTGTCTGCATAA